The sequence CCTAGAGCGCAACGGCACCGCGTTATCGCGCGGCCTTTTCGACAAAGCTGAAATCGAACACCTGGGCCGGTGGAATCTCCTTCGTGACGTTCAGACTCTTTTTCGTGAATTCGACCGCGCCTTTCATCCACGAGTCGCCCTCCGCGCCGGTTGCCGAAAGGCGGCCGACGGAATTGTCGTAGGCCTGTGCCGCTAGAGAGGCGTCCTTGATTCCCAAATGCTTCGACATGATGTCGATCGATTCGGCGCGGTTCCGTTTGTAATATTGGAGTCCCTTCAGGCTCGCCCTGACGAAGCCGAAAACCTCCGCGGGGTCTCTCTTGATCTTTTCGTCCGTGGCCCCGACGCCGCCGGTAGGATAGGTCGGCATGTAGTCGCCGGCGTATGCGAGTTGGGTGAATCCTTCCCGGTAGAGCATCAGGTGCCGCGGCGGAGTCATGAGGGCCGCGGAGACCAGCCCCGTCTTGAGCGCCATCATCATTTCCTCCTGGGCGCCGATCACGAGCAGCGTGGCGTCTTTATTCGGAGCGACTCCGTTTTGCGTCAGGATCAATTGCGTGAGGAGATCC comes from Candidatus Binatia bacterium and encodes:
- a CDS encoding ABC transporter substrate-binding protein; this encodes MRYKLFAILALCLLAPGPDPASAQLKKIKFGVGSISMAELPFNVAKLKGFYREEGLDVEIILIRGALGVQALVGGSVDYSSSSGSIVAAGVRGLGVKLLMVVSSRPQFDLVSQREIRSVQQLKSKTVGISSRGGAVDLLTQLILTQNGVAPNKDATLLVIGAQEEMMMALKTGLVSAALMTPPRHLMLYREGFTQLAYAGDYMPTYPTGGVGATDEKIKRDPAEVFGFVRASLKGLQYYKRNRAESIDIMSKHLGIKDASLAAQAYDNSVGRLSATGAEGDSWMKGAVEFTKKSLNVTKEIPPAQVFDFSFVEKAAR